The following are from one region of the Actinomycetes bacterium genome:
- the ilvC gene encoding ketol-acid reductoisomerase, giving the protein MMATIYYDDDADLGLVQGRKVAVLGYGSQGHAHALSLRDSGCEVRVGLGERSASRPKAEAAGLAVTSPAEAAAWADLVMVLVPDTVQRHLYETDIAPNLKQGDALFFAHGFNVHFGYITPPPGVDVAMVAPKAPGHLVRRQFEEGQGTPVLVAVAQDASGKAWDVAKSYARAIGGTKAGALVTTFQEETETDLFGEQAVLCGGTSALVQAGFETLVKAGYQPEVAYFECLHELKLIVDLLYEGGLSWMRHSVSDTAEYGDYTRGPRIVTDETRAEMGRILAEVRSGEFAREWIAEDDQGRPNFTRLREAGRDHQIERTGRPLRGMMSWLRRPEEGPGAQGAEGGSPRVGDSG; this is encoded by the coding sequence CTGATGGCCACCATCTACTACGACGACGACGCCGACCTCGGCCTGGTGCAGGGCCGCAAGGTCGCGGTCCTCGGCTACGGCTCCCAGGGCCATGCGCACGCCCTCTCGCTGCGGGACTCCGGCTGCGAGGTCCGGGTCGGGCTCGGCGAGCGGTCGGCATCCAGGCCCAAGGCGGAGGCGGCCGGGCTCGCGGTCACCTCCCCGGCCGAGGCGGCCGCCTGGGCCGACCTCGTGATGGTGCTGGTGCCCGACACCGTCCAGCGCCACCTCTACGAGACCGACATCGCCCCCAACCTCAAGCAGGGCGACGCGCTGTTCTTCGCCCACGGGTTCAACGTCCACTTCGGCTACATCACCCCGCCACCCGGGGTCGACGTGGCCATGGTCGCTCCCAAGGCGCCCGGGCACCTGGTCCGCCGCCAGTTCGAGGAGGGCCAGGGCACCCCGGTGCTGGTGGCGGTGGCCCAGGACGCCAGCGGCAAGGCGTGGGACGTGGCCAAGAGCTACGCGCGCGCCATCGGCGGCACCAAGGCCGGCGCGCTGGTCACCACCTTCCAGGAGGAGACCGAGACCGACCTGTTCGGCGAGCAGGCGGTGCTCTGCGGCGGCACCTCCGCGCTCGTCCAGGCCGGGTTCGAGACCCTGGTCAAGGCCGGCTACCAGCCCGAGGTCGCCTACTTCGAGTGCCTGCACGAGCTGAAGCTGATCGTCGACCTGCTCTACGAGGGCGGGCTGTCGTGGATGCGCCACTCCGTCTCCGACACCGCCGAGTACGGCGACTACACCCGCGGGCCGCGGATCGTCACCGACGAGACCAGGGCCGAGATGGGCCGCATCCTGGCCGAGGTCCGCTCGGGCGAGTTCGCCCGCGAGTGGATCGCAGAGGACGACCAGGGCCGGCCCAACTTCACCCGCCTGCGCGAGGCCGGCCGCGACCACCAGATCGAGCGGACCGGCCGGCCCCTCAGGGGCATGATGTCCTGGCTGCGGCGGCCCGAGGAGGGTCCGGGGGCCCAAGGAGCCGAAGGCGGTAGCCCCCGGGTCGGGGATTCGGGGTAG
- the ilvN gene encoding acetolactate synthase small subunit, protein MSFHTLSVLVENKPGVLARVAGLFSRRGFNIESLAVGPTEDDSVSRMTIVVDCAERPLEQVVKQLNKLVSVLKIVELEPGRAVERELLLIKVKADPAVRYQIIELAEVFRGKIVDVAPESLTIEATGSPAKVAAMLEMLEPYGVRELVRTGRVALARGNRGITDRVLRVPRSA, encoded by the coding sequence ATGAGCTTCCATACCCTGTCCGTGCTGGTCGAGAACAAGCCCGGGGTGCTGGCCCGGGTCGCCGGCCTGTTCAGCCGGCGCGGCTTCAACATCGAGTCGCTGGCGGTCGGCCCGACCGAGGACGACTCGGTGAGCCGGATGACGATCGTGGTCGACTGCGCCGAGCGCCCCCTCGAGCAGGTCGTCAAGCAGCTCAACAAGCTCGTCAGCGTGCTCAAGATCGTCGAGCTGGAGCCCGGCCGCGCGGTCGAGCGCGAGCTGCTGCTCATCAAGGTCAAGGCCGACCCGGCCGTCCGCTACCAGATCATCGAGCTGGCCGAGGTGTTCCGGGGCAAGATCGTCGACGTCGCTCCGGAGTCGCTCACGATCGAGGCGACTGGCAGCCCCGCCAAGGTGGCGGCCATGCTCGAGATGCTCGAGCCGTACGGCGTGCGCGAGCTGGTCCGCACCGGCCGCGTGGCCCTCGCTCGCGGCAACCGCGGCATCACCGACCGAGTCCTCCGCGTGCCCCGGTCGGCATGA